In Desulfurobacteriaceae bacterium, the sequence GTTGCCCTTCTTTCTCAAGGAAAAGAAAAAGAGAAGAAGTTTACTCTAAAAAAGCTTTTCTCAGTGGAAAAGAAGCTGCCACCCACTCTGAACTTGTTAAAGAACTCTCTCCAGACTTTTTTGTTTTTCCGAATGTCAGAATGCTTGATGTCATAGTACCTCAAAACAAAAAAGACTTTAGTTCCTTAGGAAAAATTTCTTCCAAAAAGATAGATTTTCTTATAACCGATAGTGATTACAGACCAGTTGCTGTTCTTTCTAAAGATGAAAGAACCAAGAGGATCTGTGAAGAAGTAGGACTAATAGTTTCAAGTAATGTAAAAGAAATCGTTTCCGTTTTAAAAGCGATTAGATCATAATTGTTTAGCAACTGAATCCTTATAAAAAAGGGAGGGCAAATAATGAAAACCTTAAGAAGCGATGAGATATATCAATGCATAGAAGACTTAGTAAAAGAAGCTAAAAATTCTGTGAAAATTTCCTCTGCATGGTTGAAAGGAAGACTTGTCGATGGATTACTAAAGAATTTCCCAGAAGGCGTCAGCTTAGAAGTAGTTTTGAGAACTTCCGAACTTAAAGATTTACTTATTACCGATGACTACGCTTTTAGAAAGATAAAGGAAAAGGACGGAGCTATTTACCTTAACAATAGGCTTCACGCAAAATTCATAATTGTTGATGATAAAAAAGCGGTAGTAGGTTCTGCCAACTTTACAGAAGCAGGCTTTTCAGACTATTCACAAGGAAATATTGAAGCTGCCGTTTACTATGACATAAACGACGATGAAGAAGAACTAAAAAAACTTATAGATTACTTTGAAAGGATAAAAACAGACTCCACAAAGTTCGATGATAATCTACTAGGTTTTACCATTAACCCAGTAAAGTCCCGTTCATTTGAATTTATTTTACTTGAACCTAAAGTCAAAGAACAATCTTACGTTGAAGTAAAACAAAAGGAAGGAACGATACTGGCAAAAATTACAAGTATTTACTCTTACGATATGGGATTCTTTGCAAACCCATTTTCTAGTAGAGAATCCCCTGTCTTTGGATCCATTGATACTTTTAAAACACTGTTTACCCAAAAGAAAAGTAAAGAGTGGAAAAAAGCAGCAGTTTGGTCTTACTTAAACGAAAATGGAGACAAAGTAAGAGTTGCCGTTGCACAAGTTTTAGGGATTATAAAAGACGGAAGACTTGAGATGCTAATGCAACCGTTTGATGTAGGAGAAGCGGTCTATTCAGCTTCCTTTGAAACTTTAAAGGCACTAATGACCAAAAACTTCTCTGGAAGAAATATGGAATATCCAGTAAAAGTAGGAAATTTAGAAGATAGTGATACCAGTGTATTTATAGACGGAAAAGAAATCACCACAAAACATATGCTTATTCTTGGAACTACGGGGTCTGGAAAAAGCCACTTTACCAAAGTGCTTTTATCTAGGTTCGTAAAAGATTATCCGGTTCAATTTTTCATTTTTGATCCTCATGGAGAATACTTTGAAACACAAAAAGAGTTTGGAGTATCAGGTTCTAAAATCCTTCATATAGTTTTCGAAGATACCCTATTCCCTATACATCCAGAAAAAGTTGAGGAATTAATTAAAGATGTTGGCTTTGCAGGATTAATAAGTGGTAATTCAAATTTAGCAAGAGATAATAAGAGTAAAATTTCTAAGTTCATAAAGCCATCGTTGGAAACCACAGGCTTTAAGAATAAAGATTTAATTGATCTGTTAGCTTTGATAGAAGATGAGAAAGAGGTAGAAGTTGAAGGTAACAATGGCAGAACACGAAAGGAGAAAGTTAGAGAACCAGCAGGAGTAGATAAAGAAGCTAAGAAACTTCTAGGAGAAGATATCTTAACAAACCAAAAGTCAACCTACGAAAAACTTAAAACTGGAATAGAAAGTGAAAAACAAGTTGTAATCTTCAACTTTTCAAAAATAACCGAACCAAAGATAAGAGTAAACCTCGCAGGACTTATTATGCAAGAACTTTTCAAACAAAATAAAAAGAGTAAAAAAGAAAAAATTATTGTCCTTGAAGAAGCCCATAACTTCGCCCCAGAAGGAAGCTACGGAGACGTTTCTGCAGGAAAGGACAACCTTGCCCTTACGATGGCAAGAAAAATCGCCTCAGAAGGAAGAAAATTTAACCTCGGTCTCATAGTAATAACCCAAAGACCAGCCCAAGTCAGTAAATACGTCTTATCCCAAGCAAATACGCAAGCTATGTTTAGAACGATGAATTCAGCTGACCTTGGATCTATATCAAGCTACGTAGAATTTGCAGGAGAAGACCTTGTTAACCTTTTACCTTCACTTCAAACGGGAATGGGAGTACTAAGCGGTTTAGGAGTGCCTTTCCCGGTGGTAGTTAGAGTGGATTCTGAATGTTGAATTTTTAATTCAATAACAGGAGAAACTGAATGAAACTTATAGGTGTTTTTTGGGTAATAAATGGAAAAGTTGACGGTTTCAAAGAACCCGTCGAAAACGGGGAAGAATACGGAAATACTATACAACCTTCTCGTGACCACTTTACATACTGGGATGAATTTATCCTTTGTTACCCCAAGCTAAAGCTAATGGAATATGATGAAGTTCCAAGAGGTAGAGTGGTCTATGACAAAAGTAAAAATTGTTTTGTTATTTTGTCATCTAAAGAAGTTTTAAATAATAAAAAACTAGCTGAATCTATATGCCAGTTTTACAATCTCAACGGAAACATAGAATTAAGGTGGGATGAACATTACGAAATTAAGTAGTCCAATTTTTTATTCCAAAGTAAAAGAAAAAAGGAATTTTTATTTTTTCAAATTGGAACTGAAAACTTTTCCTTTTAAAAGTTAGAGTTTATCAACTTTCAGTTAAAAAAATTCATATAAACATTATATACCTTGTCTTGCAATGCTTTTTATTGTATATTTTCTAAAAGTACAATTTAAAAGGAAGGCTTAAAAAGTTGAAAAGAAAAATAAGGGAAAAGTTGTCTTCAAATAAAAAGATTTTATTTGGTATTTTTTTTATTTGGTATTTTTATTTTTTTATTTATTATTTAACTACAGGAACTATTGGCTATATATTTCTTTAGGATAAACTACCGGTAAAAAAGAAAGAGTTAACTTTAAAAATTTTCAATAGATTTTCCGCAAAAATTCGTTTAGAGTGGATAGAAAGAGTATTTATTAACCCTCCACCTACTGAAGCTATAAAAAGTAAAATTCCTATATTTGGAATAGTGAAGTTAGAGGTAGCAAGAGGTGAAGAAGGAGAAAGTGGCAAAGGATTTAATCTCATACCTTAAGGAAAATAAAAAGACAATTTATACGTCTATTCTTTTGATTTTTACTATTTTCGTTTTAAGGTTGTTACCCTCTGAAATCCCATATCTTGATAAGAAAGGGGATGAATACTTTGAAACAGCTACAAAAGAAGCAGTTGCAGTCTATGCAGTAGCAAGACTAACAAATGCACTGGTATCTGTGGCAAAAGAGACAGAAATGGAAATCTCTCCCTTTGGAGTTGGTGTTACTGTCCACATTGGACAGGTCTTAGATCCTTTAGATGACGCTACCGAAAGACTATCAACGGTTTTAACAACCTCAATAGCCATCTTAGGACTTATGAAAATTTCAAAAGAGATACTCCAAATTTGCACTTTTAAGCTAATATCATACCTCTTGATTTTCCTTCTTCCCGGTCTTTGGATAAAAAAGCTTAAAAACTTTTCAAGAACGGTTTTAAATATAGTCGTAATTCTTTTAGCTGTTCGTCTTGCACTCCCCGTTTGTGGAGTCATCAATGACTTTCTTTATAAGGACTACTTTAAACCCAACATAGATAAATCTCTTTCTGTTTTTAACACTATAAAGGAATATGAAAAAAGCCTTTCTCCGGAAAGTCTTTCCTTACCTGATAACTTTCAACAAGAATCAAATCAAGAAGAAGGGTTTTCTTTAAATCCTTTCTCAAAGTTTTCCTCCTTTAAAGACAAGTTTGGATCGTTCTTAAATACCACTAAAGAAAAAGCAACAGAACTCAAGACGGTCATTGTTCATCTTTGGCAACATAAAGGAGAACTTGTAGAAGCCCTTGTTAATCTAATAGTTGTGGAAGTTTCTATGGTTTTTGTCCAAGTAATTGCCCTCCCCTTAACCGTTGTTTGGATTCTTACAAAGCTGATAAATGCACTTTTTGAGAGAAAAATTTCTTTTGAAGATGTAGTTGAAGGCAGAATAATTAATAAAAGTTCGTTTTAAAAGGAGGAAGAAATGAACAAGAAGAAACTTTCACCACGTGCCTTACAGGTAGCAGAAACTATAGACAAATTTTTTAAAGAGTTGCCCACGGAAGAAGATATTAGAAAGAATTATTTTAAGGCAGAAAATCTTTTATCACTTTTAAACAACATTAAAAGAATAAAAAAGGAATTAGAAACTGATAGTTTTGTTGTAATTATATGCGGAGGTCTAAAGAGTGGAAAGTCGACTTTAATAAATCTTTTGTGTCATAAAGAGGTTTCTCCAACGCGATTAGGAAGGGAAACTACAGTAAGACCTTGTATTTTCTCGCGAGGAGAAACAAGTAAAGTATTATTGTTTTATGGAAGACCCAAGGACAAAACTCATAAGAAGAATCTTTTTCATGCAATTATTGATTATGTTAAAGGAATAGTAGACGAAAAAGAACTTGCTAAAGAAGGATTGGAAATTGAAGAAGACAATATTTCAAAAGCCCAAGGTTGGCTTACTAAGGATAGTATCCCCGGTAAGAGAAGTCCAATATTTATTAATATTCAAATAGCAGAAAAAGAATTGAAGGGAGAGTATAACCTTCTAAAAGAAGGAATTCTTTTGGTTGATACCCCTGGTCTTGATGGAATAACTGCTGGCGTTGGAGGTGTAAAAAAAGATGGAGAGGAAGATTTAGATATTGATTGGCTTGTAGAAAGAGTAGACTTGATGTT encodes:
- a CDS encoding DUF2726 domain-containing protein, yielding MKKANKNLSLFKTYQGGKDEAYSIHSNLCSYFSFIGCPSFSRKRKREEVYSKKAFLSGKEAATHSELVKELSPDFFVFPNVRMLDVIVPQNKKDFSSLGKISSKKIDFLITDSDYRPVAVLSKDERTKRICEEVGLIVSSNVKEIVSVLKAIRS
- a CDS encoding DUF87 domain-containing protein; amino-acid sequence: MKTLRSDEIYQCIEDLVKEAKNSVKISSAWLKGRLVDGLLKNFPEGVSLEVVLRTSELKDLLITDDYAFRKIKEKDGAIYLNNRLHAKFIIVDDKKAVVGSANFTEAGFSDYSQGNIEAAVYYDINDDEEELKKLIDYFERIKTDSTKFDDNLLGFTINPVKSRSFEFILLEPKVKEQSYVEVKQKEGTILAKITSIYSYDMGFFANPFSSRESPVFGSIDTFKTLFTQKKSKEWKKAAVWSYLNENGDKVRVAVAQVLGIIKDGRLEMLMQPFDVGEAVYSASFETLKALMTKNFSGRNMEYPVKVGNLEDSDTSVFIDGKEITTKHMLILGTTGSGKSHFTKVLLSRFVKDYPVQFFIFDPHGEYFETQKEFGVSGSKILHIVFEDTLFPIHPEKVEELIKDVGFAGLISGNSNLARDNKSKISKFIKPSLETTGFKNKDLIDLLALIEDEKEVEVEGNNGRTRKEKVREPAGVDKEAKKLLGEDILTNQKSTYEKLKTGIESEKQVVIFNFSKITEPKIRVNLAGLIMQELFKQNKKSKKEKIIVLEEAHNFAPEGSYGDVSAGKDNLALTMARKIASEGRKFNLGLIVITQRPAQVSKYVLSQANTQAMFRTMNSADLGSISSYVEFAGEDLVNLLPSLQTGMGVLSGLGVPFPVVVRVDSEC
- a CDS encoding dynamin family protein codes for the protein MNKKKLSPRALQVAETIDKFFKELPTEEDIRKNYFKAENLLSLLNNIKRIKKELETDSFVVIICGGLKSGKSTLINLLCHKEVSPTRLGRETTVRPCIFSRGETSKVLLFYGRPKDKTHKKNLFHAIIDYVKGIVDEKELAKEGLEIEEDNISKAQGWLTKDSIPGKRSPIFINIQIAEKELKGEYNLLKEGILLVDTPGLDGITAGVGGVKKDGEEDLDIDWLVERVDLMLLLQSTVSPLNESGIKFVGKLYKNLNNPPVFLVHNEFSLKCWRKDYKEIKSFTKVDEDSIETTRRLLKQVIKEDVEYFRVNLGMAEDGFEYEKEELKNQSAFLTFEKELFNFIVKNRQHIHEDNVWKRLRKLKSENLSLTGKDKEDTFI